One Paramisgurnus dabryanus chromosome 8, PD_genome_1.1, whole genome shotgun sequence DNA window includes the following coding sequences:
- the LOC135770342 gene encoding uncharacterized protein, giving the protein MNLKVDALRKLVKECGVDSKGFKMDLLLRLREEMKTMSTYDKVFQKVWGASGGWAVIMCPCGIVNSVKFNIRAESPRDYANMLLSFQHFPNIVIYDFARGLVTHTNLREPGRLPFSPYEGRVAAATPENIASAKRGELKRNLPWLLMKKDPPDPNGHPATGSVEHYALYDTFHQFNTKDEKDALRVIGLVPELYGWINSQMSPLMHMEKPFWVFIV; this is encoded by the exons ATGAATCTAAAG GTTGATGCATTGAGGAAACTTGTAAAAGAATGTGGAGTAGATTCAAAGGGGTTCAAAATGGATCTTCTCCTACGTTTGCGGGAGGAGATGAAGACGATGAGCACTTATGACAAGGTGTTTCAGAAAGTTTGGGGAGCATCTG GTGGCTGGGCAGTGATCATGTGTCCTTGTGGCATTGTGAACTCTGTCAAATTCAACATAAGAGCTGAAAGCCCACGTGATTATGCCAATATGTTGCTTTCATTCCAACACTTTCCAAACATTGTAATTTATGATTTTGCACGAGGATTAGTAACTCACACCAACCTACGGGAACCAGGGAGACTGCCCTTCAGTCCTTATGAAGGAAGAGTGGCTGCAGCTACCCCAGAGAATATTGCATCTGCCAAGAGAGGGGAACTAAAAAGGAATTTGCCATGGTTGCTGATGAAAAAGGACCCACCTGATCCTAATGGCCATCCAGCAACTGGTTCTGTTGAGCACTATGCACTGTATGACACTTTTCATCAGTTCAATACAAAAGATGAAAAGGATGCTCTTAGAGTTATTGGACTTGTGCCGGAGCTGTATGGGTGGATCAACTCCCAGATGTCACCCTTGATGCACATGGAAAAGCCATTTTGGGTATTTATTGTCTGA